In Pseudoroseomonas cervicalis, the DNA window GGGGCTCTGCGTGGCGCTCTCCTTCGCCTTCGGCATCGAGGCCTTCAAGGAGCCCGGCACCCTGCCGGCGGCGCTGTTCCAGATCGGCGCGCAATCGGCGCTCGCACTGATGGTGCCGGTGCTGGCCGCCTTCATCGCCTTCTCCATCGCCGACCGGCCGGGGCTGGCGCCGGGCTTCGTCGGCGGCGCCCTGGCCGGTTCGGTGCAGGCGGGCTTCCTGGGCGGCATCGTGGCCGGCTTCGTCGCCGGCTACATCGCCCGCTTCCTGCGCGACAGGCTGCCCTTCCCTGAAAGCCTGGAGGGGCTGAAGCCGGTGCTGGTCATCCCGCTGCTGGCCTCGCTGGCGACCGGCCTGCTGATGATCTACGTGCTCGGCGCGCCGATCGCCGCGGCGCTGGCCTGGCTGACCGAGTTCCTGCGCGGCATGGGCTCGACCAATGCGGTCATCCTGGGCGTGCTGCTGGGCGCCATGATGGCGGCCGATATGGGCGGGCCGGTGAACAAGGCGGCCTATGCCTTCGGCGTCGGGCTGCTGGGCTCGGACACCTTCGGGCCGATGGCGGCGATCATGGCAGCCGGCATGACGCCGCCGCTCGGCATCGCGCTGGCCACCTTCCTGGCCCGCTCGCGCTTCAGCCAGGAGGAGCGGGACGCCGGCAAGGCCGCCGCCATCCTGGGCGCCGCCTTCATCACCGAGGGCGCCATCCCCTTCGCCGCCAAGGACCCGCTGCGGGTGATCCCGGCGCTGGTGGCGGGCTCGGCGGTGGCCGGCGGCCTGTCGATGCTGTTCGCCTGCACCCTGCGCGCGCCGCATGGCGGCATCTTCGTGGTGGGCATTCCGGGGGCGGTGGGCAACCCGCTGCTCTACCTGCTGGCGATCATCGCCGGCACGCTGGTGACGGCCTTCGCCGTCGCCGCACTGAAGCGCAGCGCCCCGGCCGGCGTCACCGCCTGAGGCGTCCGGAGGCGGGGGCAGGGAGGCCCGCGGCGGCGCCGGCGGCCGTTTGGCGGAACGCGCCGGAACGGCTATAAGGTTCCGGATATTCCTGGGGGAAGGGCGGGGCGGCGAAAGCCGGCCCGGCCGCTGCCCGGGGGCCCAGCCCCCCGCCGCGCAGACCCCGTTCAGCTGCATGGGATGACCGCGTGAGCGAGAGCGACAACGGCACCGGGCCGGCCGGCCATATTCCGCCCGAGGGCACGCTGCCGATCGCGCTCGAGGAGGAGATGCGCCGCTCCTACCTCGACTATGCGATGAGCGTCATTGTCGCGCGCGCCCTGCCGGATGTGCGCGACGGGCTGAAGCCGGTGCATCGGCGCATCCTGTTCTCCATGCAGGAGAACGGCTTCACCGCCGACAAACCCTACAAGAAATCCGCCCGCGTCGTCGGCGACGTGATGGGTAAGTACCACCCGCATGGCGACAGCGCGATCTACGACGCCATGGTCCGCATGGCGCAGACCTTCTCGCTGCGCGTGCCGCTGATCGACGGCCAGGGCAATTTCGGCTCGATGGACGGCGATCCGCCGGCGGCGATGCGCTACACCGAGGCGCGGCTGGCCAAGTCGGCCGTCGCCCTGCTGGAAGGCATCGACGAGGACACGGTCGATTTCGCGCCGAACTACGATGAGAGCGCGCAGGAGCCGCGCGTCCTGCCGGCCGCCTTCCCGAACCTGCTGGTCAATGGCGCCAACGGCATCGCCGTCGGCATGGCGACGAACATCCCGACCCACAATCCGGGCGAGGTGATCGACGCGACCCTGGCCATGATCGCCGAGCCGGAGACCAGCCTGGAGGATCTGATGAAGATCATGCCGGGCCCGGATTTCCCGACCGGCGCGCTGATCCTGGGCCGCGCCGGCATCCGCTCCGCCTTCGAGACCGGGCGCGGCAGCATCGTGCTGCGGGCGCGGGCCGAGATCGAGGAGATGCGCGGCGGCCGCAGCGCCATCGCCATTTCCGAGATCCCGTATCAGGTGAACAAGGCGGCGCTGATCGAGCGCATCGCCGAGCTGGTGCGCGCCAAGCAGATCGAGGGCATCAGCGACCTGCGCGACGAGAGCGACCGCTCCGGCCTGCGCATCGTCGTCGAGCTGAAGAAGGACGCGACGCCGGAGGTGGTGCTGAACCACCTCTATCGCTACACCAATCTGCAGACCTCCTTCGCGGTGAACTTCCTGGCGCTGCACCAGGGCCGGCCGCAGCAGATGGGGCTGCGCCAGGCGCTGCAGGCCTTCATCGATTTCCGCGAGGAGGTGATCCTCCGCCGCTCGCGCTTCCGCCTGGCCAAGGCGCGCGACCGCGGCCACCTGCTGGTGGGGCTCGCCATCGCGGTGGCCAATATCGACGAGGTGATCCGCCTGATCCGGGAAAGCCCGGATGCGGTGACGGCGCGCACCGCGCTGATGGCGCGCGACTGGCCGGTGGCCGATGTCGGGCCGCTGCTGGCGCTGGTCGATGATGCCGGCAACATCGTCACCGACGAGACGGTGAAGCTGACCGAGGCGCAGGCCCGCGGCATCCTGGAGCTGCGTCTGCAGCGCCTGACCGGGCTCGAGCGCGACAAGATCAATGCCGAGCTGGACGAGGTGGCGGCGCGCATCCGCGAGCTGCTGGAGATCCTCGCCTCGCATCCGCGCCGCATGGAGCTGATGGCCGATGAGCTGCGCGCCGTGCGCGCGCAGATCGCGAGCCCGCGCCTGTCGGAGATCGTCGACGGCCTGGCCGACCAGGATGATGAGAGCCTGGTCGAGCCGGGGCTGATGGTCGTCACCCTGACGCGCGACGGCTATGTGAAGCGCACGCCGCTCGAGACCTTCCGCGCGCAGAACCGTGGCGGGCGCGGGCGCAGCAGCGCCAATATGCGGCAGGACGACGTCGTCATCCGCAGCTTCAACGCGCACACCCATCAATGGGTGCTGTTCTTCACCAGCCGCGGCATGGCCTTCCGCGAGAAGGTCTGGAAGCTGCCGGAGGCGGGGCCGACCGCGCGCGGCCGCTCGCTCCGCCAGCTGCTGCAGCTGCGCGAGGATGAATACGTCACCGCCGTGCTGCCGCTGCCGCAGGATGAGGTGCTGTGGGAGAATCTCCACCTCGTCTTCGCGACCGCCGAGGGCAATGTCCGCCGCAACCGGCTGTCGGACTTCAAGAATGTCCGTGCCTCCGGCCTCATCGCCATGAAGCTGGATGAGGGGGACAGCCTGATCGGCGTCTCCACCTGCCGCGAGGGCGACAATGTGATGCTGGCCACGCGCAGCGGCCGCGCCATCCGCTTCGTCGCCGACCTGGACACGCTGCGCGTCTTCGCCGGG includes these proteins:
- a CDS encoding fructose-specific PTS transporter subunit EIIC; the encoded protein is MTSDPGREAATRLLAVIRHAASQPHASMAAEALRDAAERAGLTLTLDTGEGATATLPEPDAVLLVGDATAEAARHAGRPLIATTVVEAIRRPEQALRAASSLASLPRPAVPATAAASPAAPAAAAAAAAPGGSRKLVAITACPTGIAHTFMAAAALEKAAQQLGYAIKVETQGSVGAKNALTPEEIAEADAVVIAADTGVDRSRFGGKRMVVAGTGDALKDGKGLINRALAAEPEGQAAAASGAAAAPGKAQAPGVYKHLMTGVSYMIPLVTAGGLCVALSFAFGIEAFKEPGTLPAALFQIGAQSALALMVPVLAAFIAFSIADRPGLAPGFVGGALAGSVQAGFLGGIVAGFVAGYIARFLRDRLPFPESLEGLKPVLVIPLLASLATGLLMIYVLGAPIAAALAWLTEFLRGMGSTNAVILGVLLGAMMAADMGGPVNKAAYAFGVGLLGSDTFGPMAAIMAAGMTPPLGIALATFLARSRFSQEERDAGKAAAILGAAFITEGAIPFAAKDPLRVIPALVAGSAVAGGLSMLFACTLRAPHGGIFVVGIPGAVGNPLLYLLAIIAGTLVTAFAVAALKRSAPAGVTA
- the gyrA gene encoding DNA gyrase subunit A — its product is MRRSYLDYAMSVIVARALPDVRDGLKPVHRRILFSMQENGFTADKPYKKSARVVGDVMGKYHPHGDSAIYDAMVRMAQTFSLRVPLIDGQGNFGSMDGDPPAAMRYTEARLAKSAVALLEGIDEDTVDFAPNYDESAQEPRVLPAAFPNLLVNGANGIAVGMATNIPTHNPGEVIDATLAMIAEPETSLEDLMKIMPGPDFPTGALILGRAGIRSAFETGRGSIVLRARAEIEEMRGGRSAIAISEIPYQVNKAALIERIAELVRAKQIEGISDLRDESDRSGLRIVVELKKDATPEVVLNHLYRYTNLQTSFAVNFLALHQGRPQQMGLRQALQAFIDFREEVILRRSRFRLAKARDRGHLLVGLAIAVANIDEVIRLIRESPDAVTARTALMARDWPVADVGPLLALVDDAGNIVTDETVKLTEAQARGILELRLQRLTGLERDKINAELDEVAARIRELLEILASHPRRMELMADELRAVRAQIASPRLSEIVDGLADQDDESLVEPGLMVVTLTRDGYVKRTPLETFRAQNRGGRGRSSANMRQDDVVIRSFNAHTHQWVLFFTSRGMAFREKVWKLPEAGPTARGRSLRQLLQLREDEYVTAVLPLPQDEVLWENLHLVFATAEGNVRRNRLSDFKNVRASGLIAMKLDEGDSLIGVSTCREGDNVMLATRSGRAIRFVADLDTLRVFAGRDSTGVRGIRLATGDQVIALSVLRHVEASVEERAAYLKQAAQKRRNGEEAAEAAAESEAALAEENAEAAGAEIALSPERFAELEEQEEILLTVTDGGFGKRSSAYEYRVTGRGGQGITNITLSSRTGRSVVATFPVRMGDDVMLVTDNGRLIRLPADQVRVTGRQAMGVMMLRLNEAEKVTSCFTVVEQQGGEDGAAEDGAAAEDQPDLEPGADG